A window of Chlorocebus sabaeus isolate Y175 chromosome 14, mChlSab1.0.hap1, whole genome shotgun sequence contains these coding sequences:
- the ACP1 gene encoding low molecular weight phosphotyrosine protein phosphatase isoform X2, producing MAEQATKSVLFVCLGNICRSPIAEAVFRKLVTDQNISENWRVDSAATSGYEIGNAPDYRGQNCMKRHGIPMSHVARQITKEDFATFDYILCMDESNLRDLNRKSNQVKTCKAKIELLGSYDPQKQLIIEDPYYGNDSDFETVYQQCVRCCRAFLEKAD from the exons GTAACATTTGTCGATCACCCATTGCAGAAGCAGTTTTCAGGAAACTTGTAACTGATCAAAACATCTCAGAGAAT TGGAGGGTAGACAGCGCGGCGACTTCCGGGTATGAGATAGGGAACGCCCCTGACTACCGAGGGCAGAACTGCATGAAGAGGCACGGCATCCCCATGAGCCACGTTGCCCGGCAG ATTACCAAAGAAGATTTTGCCACGTTTGATTATATACTATGTATGGATGAAAGCAATCTGAG AGATTTGAATAGAAAAAGTAATCAAGTTAAAACCTGCAAAGCTAAAATTGAACTACTTGGGAGCTATGATCCACAAAAACAACTTATTATTGAAGATCCCTATTAT GGGAATGACTCTGACTTTGAGACGGTGTACCAGCAATGTGTCAGGTGCTGCAGAGCATTCTTGGAGAAGGCCGACTGA
- the ACP1 gene encoding low molecular weight phosphotyrosine protein phosphatase isoform X3 has protein sequence MAEQATKSVLFVCLGNICRSPIAEAVFRKLVTDQNISENWVIDSGAVSDWNVGRSPDPRAVSCLRNHGIHTAHKARQITKEDFATFDYILCMDESNLRDLNRKSNQVKTCKAKIELLGSYDPQKQLIIEDPYYGNDSDFETVYQQCVRCCRAFLEKAD, from the exons GTAACATTTGTCGATCACCCATTGCAGAAGCAGTTTTCAGGAAACTTGTAACTGATCAAAACATCTCAGAGAAT TGGGTCATTGACAGCGGTGCTGTTTCTGACTGGAACGTGGGCCGGTCCCCAGACCCAAGAGCTGTGAGCTGCCTAAGAAATCATGGCATTCACACAGCCCATAAAGCAAGACAG ATTACCAAAGAAGATTTTGCCACGTTTGATTATATACTATGTATGGATGAAAGCAATCTGAG AGATTTGAATAGAAAAAGTAATCAAGTTAAAACCTGCAAAGCTAAAATTGAACTACTTGGGAGCTATGATCCACAAAAACAACTTATTATTGAAGATCCCTATTAT GGGAATGACTCTGACTTTGAGACGGTGTACCAGCAATGTGTCAGGTGCTGCAGAGCATTCTTGGAGAAGGCCGACTGA
- the ACP1 gene encoding low molecular weight phosphotyrosine protein phosphatase isoform X1: MAEQATKSVLFVCLGNICRSPIAEAVFRKLVTDQNISENWVIDSGAVSDWNVGRSPDPRAVSCLRNHGIHTAHKARQAFAYLASFYWPLLKIDLFGAVLQNMSTHTLKFYVFKITKEDFATFDYILCMDESNLRDLNRKSNQVKTCKAKIELLGSYDPQKQLIIEDPYYGNDSDFETVYQQCVRCCRAFLEKAD; encoded by the exons GTAACATTTGTCGATCACCCATTGCAGAAGCAGTTTTCAGGAAACTTGTAACTGATCAAAACATCTCAGAGAAT TGGGTCATTGACAGCGGTGCTGTTTCTGACTGGAACGTGGGCCGGTCCCCAGACCCAAGAGCTGTGAGCTGCCTAAGAAATCATGGCATTCACACAGCCCATAAAGCAAGACAG GCCTTTGCATACCTTGCCAGTTTCTACTGGCCATTgttgaaaatagatttatttggaGCAGTCCTTCAGAATATGAGCACTCATACTttgaagttttatgtttttaag ATTACCAAAGAAGATTTTGCCACGTTTGATTATATACTATGTATGGATGAAAGCAATCTGAG AGATTTGAATAGAAAAAGTAATCAAGTTAAAACCTGCAAAGCTAAAATTGAACTACTTGGGAGCTATGATCCACAAAAACAACTTATTATTGAAGATCCCTATTAT GGGAATGACTCTGACTTTGAGACGGTGTACCAGCAATGTGTCAGGTGCTGCAGAGCATTCTTGGAGAAGGCCGACTGA
- the ACP1 gene encoding low molecular weight phosphotyrosine protein phosphatase isoform X5 yields MAEQATKSVLFVCLGNICRSPIAEAVFRKLVTDQNISENWRVDSAATSGYEIGNAPDYRGQNCMKRHGIPMSHVARQAFAYLASFYWPLLKIDLFGAVLQNMSTHTLKFYVFKITKEDFATFDYILCMDESNLRDLNRKSNQVKTCKAKIELLGSYDPQKQLIIEDPYYGNDSDFETVYQQCVRCCRAFLEKAD; encoded by the exons GTAACATTTGTCGATCACCCATTGCAGAAGCAGTTTTCAGGAAACTTGTAACTGATCAAAACATCTCAGAGAAT TGGAGGGTAGACAGCGCGGCGACTTCCGGGTATGAGATAGGGAACGCCCCTGACTACCGAGGGCAGAACTGCATGAAGAGGCACGGCATCCCCATGAGCCACGTTGCCCGGCAG GCCTTTGCATACCTTGCCAGTTTCTACTGGCCATTgttgaaaatagatttatttggaGCAGTCCTTCAGAATATGAGCACTCATACTttgaagttttatgtttttaag ATTACCAAAGAAGATTTTGCCACGTTTGATTATATACTATGTATGGATGAAAGCAATCTGAG AGATTTGAATAGAAAAAGTAATCAAGTTAAAACCTGCAAAGCTAAAATTGAACTACTTGGGAGCTATGATCCACAAAAACAACTTATTATTGAAGATCCCTATTAT GGGAATGACTCTGACTTTGAGACGGTGTACCAGCAATGTGTCAGGTGCTGCAGAGCATTCTTGGAGAAGGCCGACTGA